A window from Chryseobacterium vaccae encodes these proteins:
- the ppk1 gene encoding polyphosphate kinase 1, with product MSVHFNPRDITWLAFNERVLQEAMDEKVPLHLRIRFLGIFSNNLDEFFRVRVAGLKRAMDFKEKVIAESFYQPPSKILQRINDIVISQQQNFDKTWKNIQSEMAEHKVYIKNAKNLTAKQKEFVRTYFDEVVESNVIPILLHENTPMPYLRDKSLYLGVAMRKKDWQYSSNYAIIEIPSRFVGRFVLLPTEDPEEKNVMLLEDVITFNLPHIFSYFGYDEFSANAFKVTKDAELDLDNDIRTNFAEKIEKGLKNRRKGKPTRFVFDKDMDKALLELLIRKLSLSKKDSIIPGGKIHNFKHFMDFPDVFEKYEKPEERTSFTHQAFEHGERVTDVILKQDVLLSFPYHKYNPVIDLLREAAMDPDVKSIQITAYRMASSSKIINALIYAARNGKEVTVMLELQARFDEESNLEWKSMLEPEGITVLVGLPNKKVHAKLCVIKKRAHNKTIQYGFISTGNFNEKTARIYGDHLLLTSDRGIMADINKVFNVLKKPKEDYLPVLKTCKSLLVCPQFMREKIIHHIDKEIEEAKAGRRTEIIVKANSVSDRFLIEKLYDAAKAGVVVRMIVRGIYCAVNQKDFKEKIKAISIVDEYLEHARVMYFYNKGMEDIYISSADWMTRNLDYRIEAAAKITDKGLKKELKDILDIQLRDNVKARILDKKLSNEYVRNDKKECRSQIETYKYLKAKTSKK from the coding sequence ATGTCAGTACACTTTAATCCACGAGATATTACATGGCTTGCCTTTAATGAAAGGGTTTTACAGGAAGCCATGGACGAAAAGGTCCCTTTACATTTAAGAATACGTTTCCTCGGAATCTTTTCCAACAACCTGGATGAATTCTTCAGAGTGCGTGTTGCCGGATTAAAGCGGGCCATGGATTTCAAGGAAAAAGTGATTGCCGAATCATTTTACCAACCGCCGTCCAAAATTTTACAGCGGATCAATGACATTGTCATCAGCCAGCAGCAGAATTTTGACAAAACCTGGAAAAATATCCAGTCTGAAATGGCTGAACATAAAGTATATATCAAAAACGCCAAAAACCTGACAGCTAAACAAAAAGAATTCGTCAGAACCTACTTTGATGAAGTTGTGGAATCCAATGTGATCCCGATTCTTCTTCATGAAAATACACCTATGCCCTATTTAAGAGATAAAAGTCTCTATCTGGGGGTTGCCATGAGAAAAAAAGACTGGCAGTATTCCAGTAATTATGCTATTATTGAGATTCCTTCCCGATTTGTAGGACGATTTGTGCTGTTACCTACAGAAGATCCGGAAGAAAAAAATGTCATGCTGCTTGAAGATGTGATTACCTTCAACCTTCCGCATATTTTCTCCTATTTCGGGTATGATGAATTTTCTGCCAACGCTTTTAAAGTGACAAAAGATGCCGAACTGGATCTGGATAATGACATCCGCACCAATTTTGCAGAAAAAATAGAAAAAGGACTGAAAAACAGAAGAAAAGGAAAGCCTACCCGTTTTGTCTTTGATAAAGATATGGATAAAGCTCTGCTTGAACTTCTGATCAGAAAACTGAGCCTTTCCAAAAAAGACAGCATTATTCCGGGGGGAAAAATTCACAATTTCAAACATTTTATGGATTTTCCTGATGTCTTTGAAAAGTATGAAAAACCGGAAGAAAGAACTTCATTTACCCATCAGGCCTTTGAACATGGCGAAAGGGTGACAGACGTCATTTTAAAACAAGATGTACTTCTTTCCTTTCCTTACCATAAATACAACCCGGTAATTGATCTCCTCCGTGAAGCTGCCATGGACCCAGACGTAAAATCCATACAAATTACCGCTTACCGTATGGCCAGCAGCTCCAAAATCATCAATGCGCTGATCTACGCAGCAAGAAACGGCAAAGAAGTAACGGTAATGCTGGAACTACAGGCAAGGTTCGATGAAGAATCTAATCTGGAATGGAAAAGCATGCTGGAACCGGAAGGAATAACCGTTCTGGTAGGTCTTCCGAATAAAAAAGTACATGCCAAGCTTTGTGTCATCAAGAAAAGAGCCCACAACAAAACCATCCAGTATGGCTTTATAAGCACCGGAAACTTCAACGAAAAAACAGCAAGGATTTATGGTGATCATTTATTATTGACCTCCGACCGTGGTATCATGGCAGATATCAACAAAGTTTTCAATGTTCTGAAAAAACCAAAAGAAGATTATCTTCCTGTCCTGAAAACCTGCAAAAGTTTATTGGTCTGTCCTCAATTTATGAGGGAAAAAATCATTCATCATATAGACAAAGAGATTGAAGAAGCCAAAGCCGGAAGACGTACCGAAATTATCGTTAAAGCCAACTCGGTTAGCGACCGTTTTTTAATTGAAAAACTCTACGATGCCGCAAAAGCAGGTGTTGTGGTTAGAATGATCGTAAGAGGAATCTATTGTGCTGTTAATCAAAAAGATTTTAAAGAAAAAATAAAAGCGATCAGCATCGTAGACGAATATCTTGAACACGCCAGAGTCATGTATTTCTATAATAAAGGAATGGAAGATATATACATCTCCTCTGCCGACTGGATGACCAGAAACCTCGACTACAGGATAGAAGCCGCTGCAAAGATCACAGACAAAGGTCTGAAGAAGGAATTAAAAGATATTCTGGACATTCAGTTGAGAGATAACGTAAAAGCTCGTATTTTAGACAAAAAATTGAGCAACGAGTATGTAAGGAATGATAAGAAAGAATGCCGTTCTCAAATAGAAACCTATAAATATTTAAAAGCTAAAACAAGCAAAAAATGA
- a CDS encoding Ppx/GppA phosphatase family protein → MKIAAIDIGSNAARLLINEVKINNKKPEFIKLNLLRIPLRLGMDVFTLGKIGSEREKMVIDSMKIFSDLMKIYKVDHYRACATSAMRDASNGNEIIKQVKETSGINIEIISGDEEATLIYENHVAEGLDKEFAYLYIDVGGGSTELTFYENGKMIYERSFNIGTIRLLNNLVTADNWTEMKEAIKENITSKKPIVAIGSGGNINKVFSMSKTKDGKPMSLSHLKKTYKELNELSVEERMTKYNLREDRADVLVHALRIFNNVMSWADISRIFVPKISVADGLIHNIYSQLHDKK, encoded by the coding sequence ATGAAGATCGCCGCGATAGACATAGGAAGTAACGCCGCAAGACTTTTGATCAATGAAGTAAAGATCAACAATAAAAAACCTGAATTTATAAAATTAAACCTCCTGAGAATCCCTCTAAGGCTGGGAATGGATGTTTTCACTTTAGGAAAAATAGGAAGTGAAAGAGAAAAAATGGTCATCGATTCTATGAAGATTTTCAGCGACCTGATGAAAATCTATAAAGTAGACCATTACAGAGCCTGTGCTACCAGCGCCATGCGCGATGCCTCCAACGGCAACGAAATTATCAAGCAGGTGAAAGAAACTTCAGGCATCAATATAGAAATCATTTCCGGAGACGAAGAAGCCACCCTGATCTACGAAAATCATGTAGCAGAAGGGCTTGACAAAGAATTCGCCTATCTTTACATTGATGTTGGAGGAGGTTCTACAGAGCTCACTTTTTATGAAAACGGTAAAATGATCTATGAAAGATCCTTCAATATAGGAACAATCCGCCTTCTCAACAATCTGGTTACTGCTGATAACTGGACGGAAATGAAAGAAGCAATCAAAGAAAATATTACCAGTAAAAAGCCCATTGTAGCCATCGGTTCGGGAGGAAACATCAATAAAGTTTTCTCCATGAGTAAAACCAAAGACGGTAAGCCAATGTCTCTTTCTCATCTTAAAAAAACCTACAAAGAGCTTAATGAACTTTCTGTAGAAGAAAGAATGACCAAGTACAACCTCAGAGAAGACCGGGCAGATGTTCTCGTTCATGCATTAAGAATCTTCAATAATGTAATGTCATGGGCAGATATCAGCAGGATTTTTGTTCCTAAAATTTCAGTAGCAGACGGACTTATTCACAATATCTACAGTCAGCTGCACGATAAAAAATAA